From Edaphobacter lichenicola, the proteins below share one genomic window:
- a CDS encoding TolB family protein produces the protein MSKVRPRVLVAGLFCFFAICLQPCANAIVEQTSAKDTALPAPEVFAPGIISGPANDGSPTFSPDGSTLFFTRSSAHWSIILESHRLKGGWSEPKVASFSGEWSDSSPALSPDGSYLVFVSVRPLTADSPQAKQGSSPIASHIWRVNRVGSGWSAPVQLPESVNSFQWIFRPSVAADGSIYFTAAVKGKELSLFRSQYQNGAYRNAEPLSFSDGSVKDVDPEIAPDQSFLVFTSKRLRPGDTSHEHLFIVYNQGGVWGSIVPIRYAGDDANGSSEDNDPRFGADHRTVYFSSDRTLAVHYPRTREQANEDYQRLQTWDNSNSNIWVISLSPELKEATSSQSKL, from the coding sequence ATGTCCAAAGTACGACCACGCGTACTTGTCGCGGGTCTTTTCTGTTTCTTTGCCATTTGCCTGCAACCATGCGCCAACGCTATCGTTGAGCAGACATCAGCGAAGGACACTGCGCTCCCCGCACCCGAGGTATTTGCTCCGGGCATCATCTCCGGCCCTGCCAACGATGGTTCGCCGACGTTCTCTCCGGATGGAAGTACGCTCTTTTTCACTCGAAGTAGCGCGCACTGGTCCATTATTCTCGAATCGCATCGGCTCAAGGGTGGGTGGTCCGAGCCTAAGGTTGCATCGTTCTCCGGCGAATGGTCCGATTCCTCACCTGCTCTCTCGCCGGATGGTTCGTATCTTGTCTTTGTTTCGGTGCGCCCGCTCACTGCGGATTCTCCTCAAGCCAAACAGGGCAGCTCCCCCATTGCGTCCCACATCTGGAGGGTCAATCGCGTTGGATCAGGTTGGAGCGCGCCTGTGCAGCTTCCTGAGTCAGTGAACTCTTTCCAGTGGATCTTTCGACCGAGTGTCGCGGCGGATGGAAGCATTTATTTCACGGCTGCGGTGAAGGGAAAGGAGCTGAGTCTGTTTCGCTCGCAGTATCAGAACGGGGCCTATCGCAATGCGGAGCCTCTTTCCTTCAGTGATGGCAGCGTGAAGGACGTCGATCCTGAGATAGCTCCCGATCAGTCGTTCCTGGTGTTCACCAGTAAACGTCTCAGACCCGGTGATACGTCGCATGAGCATCTGTTTATCGTCTACAACCAAGGCGGTGTTTGGGGTTCAATCGTGCCGATCCGATACGCCGGCGACGACGCGAATGGCTCAAGTGAAGACAATGATCCGCGCTTTGGCGCGGATCATCGAACGGTTTACTTCAGCAGCGATCGCACGCTGGCAGTCCACTACCCTCGTACACGTGAGCAGGCCAATGAGGACTACCAGCGTCTCCAAACCTGGGACAACAGCAACTCCAACATATGGGTAATCTCGCTGAGTCCGGAGCTGAAGGAGGCGACCTCCTCGCAGTCCAAGCTCTGA
- a CDS encoding ornithine cyclodeaminase family protein, with protein sequence MLSIDEDQVKALLSYDELIPAMRQALKDFSAGRVVQPLRTVMSVATYSGAAHAGWFAVMPAVYGDVMGAKMVTFYPGNADRGKHTHQAVIQLFRADTGEPLAMMDGRLITEMRTAAVSAVAVDLLARPEAKVLGILGSGVQARSHLRALSRVRKFEEIRVWSRTEGNARRFAEEVGARGTTAEEAVSGADVVLTLTSSPEPVLFGRWLKKDAMVCAVGAVTPNRRELDEEAMQGAVVVESREAALREPGDILLAKAQVSAEIGELLQGGELESGDRPVVFKSVGIAIEDIASAKLVYDRVVGAGRS encoded by the coding sequence GTGTTATCTATCGATGAAGACCAAGTAAAGGCATTGCTCTCCTATGACGAGCTGATTCCAGCGATGCGGCAGGCGCTGAAGGATTTCTCTGCCGGTCGCGTGGTGCAGCCGCTGCGAACGGTAATGTCGGTGGCCACATACTCCGGGGCCGCACACGCCGGATGGTTTGCCGTGATGCCGGCCGTCTACGGAGACGTGATGGGTGCGAAGATGGTCACATTTTACCCAGGTAACGCCGATAGAGGGAAGCATACGCATCAGGCGGTGATTCAACTGTTTCGTGCCGACACGGGCGAGCCGCTGGCCATGATGGACGGGCGGCTGATCACCGAGATGAGGACGGCGGCGGTATCGGCCGTGGCCGTCGACCTGCTCGCAAGGCCCGAGGCGAAGGTGCTGGGTATTCTTGGAAGCGGAGTTCAGGCCCGGTCCCATCTGCGGGCGCTGTCGCGAGTCCGAAAGTTTGAAGAGATTCGCGTTTGGAGCCGGACCGAGGGCAACGCAAGGAGGTTTGCCGAGGAGGTTGGGGCACGGGGTACGACGGCGGAGGAGGCAGTATCCGGCGCCGACGTCGTGCTGACGCTGACTAGTTCGCCCGAGCCGGTGCTGTTTGGCCGATGGCTCAAGAAAGACGCGATGGTCTGCGCGGTCGGTGCCGTAACACCAAACCGCAGGGAGCTCGACGAAGAGGCGATGCAGGGAGCCGTTGTGGTCGAGTCCCGAGAAGCCGCCCTGCGAGAGCCCGGGGATATTTTGCTGGCGAAGGCGCAGGTGAGTGCTGAGATTGGAGAGCTGCTGCAAGGCGGGGAGTTGGAGAGTGGTGATCGACCCGTGGTGTTCAAATCGGTCGGAATTGCCATCGAGGACATAGCCTCGGCGAAACTCGTGTATGACCGCGTGGTCGGAGCTGGCAGAAGCTAA
- a CDS encoding DUF480 domain-containing protein — protein sequence MLELTEEEVRQALHTLEDLALTTPVREARVPKYEHRIRTVLNLRRDETAVLCLLMLRGPQTPGELRSRADRLFTFDDLVAVQSTLERLATRSATDESTPEKSVPLVTVLPRQPGSREARYAHLLGAPPDLTAYPAERVERAEPGTSTAQRVTHLEAEIANLYAAIQTLTLRMDRLEASLEEQAEASGSGDDSSVI from the coding sequence GTGCTGGAGCTGACGGAGGAGGAGGTTCGGCAGGCGCTCCATACCCTCGAAGATCTTGCCCTCACCACTCCGGTCCGCGAGGCCCGCGTCCCCAAGTACGAGCATCGTATCCGGACGGTCCTCAACCTCCGTCGCGACGAGACCGCCGTCCTTTGCCTGCTGATGCTGCGCGGTCCTCAGACGCCTGGCGAGCTTCGCAGCCGCGCCGACCGCCTCTTCACCTTTGATGATCTTGTGGCCGTTCAGTCCACCCTCGAACGCCTTGCCACTCGCTCGGCGACGGACGAATCGACGCCGGAAAAGAGCGTTCCGCTGGTGACGGTCCTTCCTCGGCAACCTGGCTCCCGCGAGGCCCGCTACGCTCATCTGCTTGGCGCGCCGCCGGACCTTACGGCTTACCCAGCCGAGCGCGTGGAGCGAGCAGAACCAGGCACCTCCACCGCTCAACGGGTTACTCACCTGGAGGCTGAGATCGCGAACCTGTACGCAGCCATTCAAACTCTAACGTTGCGTATGGACCGTCTCGAAGCCAGCCTTGAGGAGCAAGCAGAAGCATCTGGGTCTGGCGACGATTCCTCTGTAATATGA
- a CDS encoding PAS domain-containing sensor histidine kinase, producing MKFAPACAAMPDSIAKAPVTLNRRAQFRRESDAENDSLARLVARLPEAILCFDRNWVITYANAEAVRVSHIQPSDINSKTHWQLFPETVGTALERTYRTVMQTRIAQHVEHYYAPVDVWVDVHILPTDEGVALYYRDLTDRKRAETLRDSAVRQLEQIFDASPDSIVCINRNWICTFANRAALDILKTDTLIGENLWERFPSNQKEPFRSHYRTTMDRRIATEFEAYYPEPLDIWFRVSARPFEDGIIIFSSDITDRKGAELLRNAAARQLRQVLETTTDAVVSLNHHWNFTFLNRQARQLLSPVGELLGKNLWEKFPTAAHPKSDTRYHFHRAMDNGIPGEFEAFYPEPFNIWFSIQCRPYSDGMVLFFRDVTARHQSDQILKRQQDLLASVQQTARAATWDIDYATGIATYGAGSYPVFGHPLADIPDARAFKKFLLPRYLPAIAAAVQAAVETGQMIVVECQIQAADGRVLWIENRGQIIFVDGKPVSLRGLTIDITDRKKSEEALVTSEARYRVLADLNPQAIWMGAPDGSITYANQGFLDYVGLTIETLGGDHWLNAFHSEDRERVTQAWAHSVATGAEYDLEARLIRAKDGSSRWWWLRAQAVRDDSGEILHWLGVAIDIDDRKTSAETLQRRQEETERQRSELESIYQTAPVGLALFDAATLRYLRINDRQVEIIGLPREKILGQVITDVVSLPGLKELLETAASGRPVRGQLLHGELPGRPDEQRSFNVSYSPVFAADGSVEAIAAVVLEVTLQKKAEAALIQSEKLAAVGRLASSISHEINNPLEAITNLLYLINLSADLPENTREYLHTAQGELSRVCQIATQTLRFHRQAVRATQVNAADLVDAVLNLYQGRLANSHIKVEATYKTSTTILCFENDIRQVLNNLIANAIDAMRVSGGRLIVRAHDATDCSPNSAQSRHGIRITIADTGHGMAQAVKARLFEPFYTTKDLNGTGLGLWISAGIVTRHQGRLTYRSSEHPIHHGTIFSLFLPWAEVDSPSSA from the coding sequence ATGAAGTTCGCCCCTGCCTGCGCCGCTATGCCTGACTCCATCGCCAAAGCGCCTGTCACTCTCAATCGCCGGGCTCAGTTCCGGCGTGAGAGCGATGCTGAGAACGACAGTCTCGCGCGGCTGGTGGCACGGCTGCCGGAGGCGATCCTCTGCTTTGACCGCAACTGGGTGATCACCTACGCTAACGCCGAAGCGGTTCGAGTCAGCCACATCCAGCCGTCGGATATCAACTCCAAGACCCACTGGCAGCTCTTTCCCGAGACCGTCGGCACCGCTCTCGAGCGCACCTATCGCACCGTGATGCAGACGCGCATCGCCCAGCATGTCGAGCACTACTACGCTCCCGTCGACGTCTGGGTTGACGTGCACATCCTCCCCACCGACGAGGGCGTCGCTCTTTATTACCGCGACCTCACCGACCGCAAACGCGCCGAGACTCTTCGCGACTCGGCGGTTCGTCAGCTGGAGCAGATCTTCGATGCATCGCCAGACTCCATCGTCTGCATCAATCGCAACTGGATTTGCACCTTCGCCAATCGCGCCGCGCTCGACATACTCAAAACCGACACACTCATCGGTGAAAATCTTTGGGAGCGCTTTCCGTCAAACCAGAAGGAGCCCTTCCGCTCTCACTACCGCACCACGATGGACCGGCGCATCGCCACTGAGTTCGAGGCCTACTACCCCGAGCCGCTCGACATCTGGTTCCGAGTCTCCGCGCGTCCCTTCGAAGACGGCATCATCATCTTCTCGAGCGATATCACCGACCGCAAGGGTGCAGAACTGCTTCGCAATGCGGCCGCCCGCCAGCTCCGTCAGGTTCTCGAAACTACCACCGACGCTGTCGTAAGTCTGAACCATCATTGGAACTTCACTTTTCTCAATCGCCAGGCCAGGCAGCTTCTCAGTCCCGTGGGCGAGCTCCTGGGTAAGAATCTGTGGGAGAAATTTCCCACTGCGGCCCACCCAAAGAGCGACACCCGTTATCACTTCCATCGAGCCATGGATAACGGCATTCCCGGCGAGTTCGAGGCCTTTTATCCGGAACCATTCAACATCTGGTTCTCGATTCAATGCCGACCTTACAGCGACGGCATGGTCCTCTTCTTTCGCGACGTTACGGCTCGTCATCAATCCGATCAAATCCTCAAGCGGCAGCAGGATCTTCTCGCCTCCGTCCAGCAGACCGCTCGAGCCGCGACCTGGGACATAGACTACGCTACGGGCATCGCCACCTATGGGGCCGGCTCTTATCCCGTCTTTGGCCATCCTCTTGCCGACATCCCCGACGCGCGCGCCTTCAAGAAATTCCTTCTCCCCAGATACCTTCCTGCGATTGCTGCAGCAGTGCAGGCTGCCGTCGAGACTGGCCAGATGATCGTTGTGGAATGCCAGATACAGGCCGCAGATGGCCGGGTTCTCTGGATCGAAAATCGTGGCCAGATCATCTTTGTCGACGGCAAGCCAGTCAGCCTTCGCGGACTTACCATCGACATCACCGACCGCAAGAAGAGCGAAGAAGCCCTGGTCACGAGCGAGGCCCGTTACCGCGTACTGGCTGATCTGAATCCGCAAGCCATATGGATGGGTGCGCCAGACGGCAGCATTACCTACGCCAACCAGGGATTCCTCGACTACGTCGGACTCACGATCGAGACACTCGGCGGGGATCATTGGCTCAACGCCTTCCACTCCGAAGACCGGGAGCGTGTCACGCAAGCCTGGGCTCACTCCGTCGCTACTGGAGCCGAGTATGATCTCGAAGCCCGCCTGATCCGCGCTAAAGACGGCTCTTCTCGCTGGTGGTGGCTTCGTGCTCAGGCTGTTCGCGACGACTCAGGCGAGATTCTTCACTGGCTTGGTGTCGCCATCGACATCGACGACCGCAAGACGTCCGCTGAAACGCTCCAGCGACGACAGGAAGAGACCGAACGTCAGCGTTCCGAACTGGAGTCCATCTACCAGACCGCTCCCGTCGGGCTCGCTCTGTTCGACGCGGCCACTCTTCGCTATCTGCGGATCAATGATCGCCAGGTAGAGATCATTGGTCTGCCGCGAGAGAAGATCCTCGGCCAGGTGATCACCGACGTTGTCTCCCTTCCGGGGCTTAAGGAGCTGCTCGAGACAGCGGCCTCCGGCAGGCCGGTCCGCGGTCAGCTGTTGCATGGCGAACTCCCCGGACGTCCCGACGAACAACGTTCGTTCAATGTCAGCTACTCTCCGGTCTTCGCAGCAGACGGTTCGGTCGAGGCTATCGCCGCTGTCGTGCTCGAGGTTACCCTTCAGAAGAAGGCCGAGGCTGCTCTCATTCAGAGCGAAAAACTGGCCGCAGTGGGTCGCCTGGCCAGCTCCATCTCCCACGAGATCAACAATCCGCTCGAGGCCATTACCAATCTGCTCTACCTCATCAACCTCTCCGCCGATCTGCCCGAAAACACACGCGAGTATCTCCACACCGCGCAGGGCGAACTCTCCCGCGTCTGTCAGATCGCCACGCAAACGCTCCGCTTTCATCGTCAGGCCGTGCGCGCCACACAGGTCAACGCTGCGGATCTCGTCGATGCCGTCCTCAATCTCTATCAGGGTCGGCTCGCCAACTCGCACATCAAGGTGGAGGCCACCTACAAGACAAGCACTACGATACTCTGTTTCGAAAATGACATTCGACAGGTCCTCAACAACCTGATCGCAAATGCCATCGACGCCATGCGCGTCAGCGGTGGCCGTCTTATTGTCCGCGCCCATGACGCCACCGACTGTTCTCCGAACTCCGCGCAGTCGCGGCACGGCATTCGCATCACGATCGCCGACACCGGCCACGGCATGGCGCAGGCGGTAAAGGCTCGTCTCTTCGAGCCCTTCTACACCACCAAGGATCTCAACGGTACAGGCCTCGGCCTCTGGATCTCCGCCGGCATCGTCACTCGGCATCAGGGCCGACTCACTTATCGCAGCAGTGAGCATCCGATCCACCACGGCACCATCTTCTCTCTGTTTCTTCCCTGGGCAGAGGTTGATTCGCCCAGTTCTGCTTAG
- a CDS encoding YcbK family protein, giving the protein MRRLRTKGFAAVAATTMLIFGMSGSSWARTVRTRVHAGLRSTLHTSARTKTHPVAITGEEVVPGVMPDEISSGVASSELSDDGKPYQLRMTNLHTGESLDVIYRIGDTYVPEALEKLNYFLRDHYTQDVVRYEPKEFDVLHAMMSRLGRVSGVIQVVCGYRTPETNEALRHSSVKTGVAEHSQHMEGHAIDLRVPGVSTAQLRNTALSLHAGGVGYYPVSQFVHVDVGPVREWAFGATPRKPGRRYRTARATGM; this is encoded by the coding sequence ATGCGGAGACTGCGCACGAAGGGCTTTGCAGCGGTTGCGGCCACCACGATGTTGATCTTTGGGATGAGCGGTTCGTCGTGGGCCAGGACCGTGCGTACCCGGGTACACGCCGGTCTGCGCAGCACTCTCCATACCTCCGCCCGGACTAAAACGCATCCGGTTGCGATCACAGGCGAAGAGGTGGTGCCGGGTGTGATGCCCGATGAGATCTCTTCGGGGGTGGCCTCGAGCGAGCTGTCGGACGACGGCAAGCCATATCAACTGCGGATGACAAATCTGCACACCGGCGAGAGCCTCGATGTTATCTACCGGATCGGCGACACCTATGTTCCTGAGGCGCTCGAGAAGCTGAACTACTTCCTGCGCGATCACTACACACAGGATGTAGTCCGCTATGAACCAAAAGAGTTCGATGTATTGCATGCGATGATGTCGCGGCTCGGACGGGTTAGTGGCGTCATCCAGGTTGTCTGCGGATACAGAACACCGGAGACGAATGAGGCGTTGCGGCACTCGTCGGTAAAGACCGGCGTCGCCGAGCACAGCCAGCACATGGAAGGTCATGCGATCGACCTTCGTGTACCGGGAGTTTCGACCGCACAGCTGAGGAATACGGCGCTCTCGCTCCACGCCGGTGGAGTCGGCTACTATCCCGTATCGCAGTTCGTCCACGTCGATGTCGGTCCGGTGCGCGAGTGGGCCTTTGGCGCAACTCCTCGCAAGCCAGGACGCCGGTATCGTACCGCCAGAGCGACAGGGATGTAG